The Pyrenophora tritici-repentis strain M4 chromosome 8, whole genome shotgun sequence genome contains a region encoding:
- a CDS encoding RecQ, Superfamily II DNA helicase has product MSKPSIECQYFEHVPEHSVAACRECRYAVWPDQIEGHLQKQHKVSYKEAEAVGQQVRSWAGLVQYPSELEVPTGAPKPVRQLPVYTDGMLCQFDSSCCYYVARSKEAIRKHWRKDHQGWSAGKKRGRPSRTRQKSVQAHMDKGYRLVHCQRLFSSRHGSQYFEVQAPSQDGEGPEIVPVDGAAAWARVGEQMAKAWADIEKRAQTTIQEGERDEVNPWLERTQWLPYLVGMERPDLLACIEEPVAEPDARQEQQAEPVEAAIWAAMDGLARFSQASIIDRIGVFIRLEAIRTEMHQTRFQPLQPYMDKNAIVKHTRPWQQMLMFFARTQKEHGWKSPKYRFTRRQREAWEVLIEQAKRSIEGDEEDEAEDMDEEREELDEEMMDDIDEAIEVAEEEPGQGEGPEPKKLSKIQKACLEFCIALLNHRITRREYDSPLVCALAVLGVKEDGWKGPEQYPPILSAVIKIARFMVVQKGLEMSGPEEDSGDETDDDLDDSAYESGPSQRRRPKGCLQLVQKMMDRFMVRGSHSPMQWMLDLRTYGLKIHYNTTTRGHVEWTNGDELLYKELHFSMAQFRGMVHGLASESRRLLTEELMFSSKAAPVPAVPWESIRDNPTDERPGWNFLKDHRTNMPVNGERWLFERVGESASIRSRFMKPGTQSGVDRQAIERYMDRVVEFREKLAVLMHITGGQPARGPELLSDGMVVFVTRYHKGYKVSGDVKIIHRYLPREVGELVVWYMWLVLPFQQRLEALVWEKEAVSSHMWPADPSGRKWTTDRLREALKRESRIAMGQEWTFAGYREMAIGISRRFLRGSTAFQADEGEENKEWAEEQAGDSIADEQAGHTSHVAGLVYARGIMEQSGAVADRRQQFRASSTDWHRFLGFQAGLDDQRRSSKRKRAPFESEADEARVDRWQRLRKMDARAQLKRMMGEEAKFRGVQEAAIKAITAGESKSLLFMLPAWAEQGGTTVVVVPLIALRGDMAQRCKKLGISCVEWQSRRPPDAAAVVLVTPESAVGEEFATFLNRLRATRQLDRIIIDECHIVLNRQYTFRKQMQQLGKLVAVETQMVMLTATLPPSEEDELFRRMHFERGQVRMFRAPTARSNIAYRVVRVEKERKRQEVEATVLAMVQQKVRKYKSGKIVVYGNSVPKVKGLAEKLKCHAYHHHAVGKASMLEEFMGGKQRVIVATSALGMGVDVPDIRCIVHMDWPFSVLDYAQESGRAGRDGERSEAIMMVQDGEQRAADDKQGEAEQRRGGDM; this is encoded by the exons ATGTCTAAACCTAGCATCGAGTGCCAGTATTTCGAGCATGTGCCTGAGCACAGCGTAGCGGCATGCAGAGAGTGCAGATATGCAGTATGGCCAGATCAGATTGAGGGCCATCTACAGAAGCAGCATAAGGTTAGTTACAAGGAGGCTGAGGCAGTTGGACAGCAGGTTCGCAGCTGGGCTGGGTTAGTCCAGTACCCTAGTGAGCTCGAGGTGCCGACTGGTGCTCCAAAGCCTGTGCGGCaattgccagtgtatacagACGGGATGTTATGCCAATTTGACTCCAGCTGCTGCTATTATGTAGCAAGAAGTAAGGAGGCTATACGAAAGCATTGGCGTAAGGACCATCAAGGATGGTCAGCAGGGAAGAAGCGAGGGCGGCCAAGTCGAACCAGGCAGAAGAGCGTGCAGGCACATATGGATAAGGGGTaccggctggtccattgccaGCGATTATTCAGCAGCCGGCATGGATCGCAGTACTTTGAGGTCCAGGCACCCAGCCAGgatggagaaggccccgaaATCGTGCCCGTAGACGGGGCAGCAGCATGGGCGCGAGTGGGCGAGCAGATGGCCaaggcgtgggcagacatcgagaagcgggcgcagacgacgatccaggagggcgagcgcgacgaggtgaacccatggctggagcggacgcagtggttgccgtacctagtgggcatggagaggccggatttgttagcgtgcatcgaggagcccgtggcagagccagatgccaggcaggagcagcaggccgagccggtggaagcagcgatttgggcagccatggatggattggcgcggttcagccaggcatccattattgaccggattggcgtgtttatacggttggaggcaattcgcacagagatgcaccaaacccggttccagccgttacagccgtataTGGACAAGAACGCCATTGTCAAGCACACACGACCGTGGCAGCAGATGTTAATGTTTTTTGCACGCACACAGAAAGAGCACGGGTGGAAGAGCCCCAAGTATCGGTTTACGCGCCGGCAGCGAGAGGCATGGGAGGTGTTAATCGAACAGGCAAAGCGGAGCATAGagggagacgaagaagatgaagccgaggatatggacgaagagagagaagagctggacgaggagatgatggacgacatagacgaggcgatagaggtagctgaggaagagccaggtcagggagaaggccccgagcctaagaagttgtctaagatacagaaagcgtgtttggagttttgcattgcattacttaaccaccgcatcacccgtagagagtatgacagcccgctggtgtgcgcgttggcggtgctgggcgtcaaggaggacggatggaaggggccggagcagtacccgccgatattatcggcggtgatcaagatcgctcggtttatggtcgtgcagaagggactagaaatgtcagggcccgaggaggatagcggcgatgagacagacgacgacttagatgacagcgcgtacgagagcgggccaagccagcgacggcgtcccaaggggtgtttgcagttagtgcagaagatgatggaccggttcatggtgcgcggcagccatagccccatgcagtggatgttggatttgcggacgtatggattgaagatccattacaacactacaacccgcgggCATGTAGAGTGGACGAACGGCGACGAGCTGCTGTACAAAGAGCTGCATTTTAGCATGGCGCAGTTCCGCGGCATGGTACATGGGCTGGCTAGCGAGAGCCGGCGATTATTAACAGAGGAGTTAATGTTTAGCAGCAAGGCAGCGCCGGTGCCGGCAGTGCCATGGGAGAGCATACGTGACAACCCAACCGACGAGCGGCCAGGATGGAACTTTTTGAAGGATCATCGCACAAACATGCCCGTCAACGGCGAGAGGTGGTTATTTGAGCGGGTAGGCGAGAGCGCCAGCATCCGGagtcggttcatgaagcccgggacgcagtcaggggtagaccgacaggcaatagagcgatacatggaccgggtggtagaatttcgcgagaagctggcggtgttaatgcatataacgggtgggcagccagcgcgagggccagagctactgagc gacggcatggtggtgtttgtgacacggtaccacaagggatacaaagtcagcggcgacgtcaagattatccatcgatatttgccgcgcgaggtgggcgagctggtagtgtggtatatgtggctggtgttgccgttccagcagcggctcgaggcgttggtgtgggagaaggaggcagtttcgtcgcatatgtggccagcagaccccagcggccgcaagtggacgaccgatcggctgcgggaggcgttgaagcgcgagagccggatcgcgatgggccaggagtggacgtttgccgggtaccgggagatggcgattggcatcagccggcggtttttgcgtggatcgacagcgttccaggcagatgagggcgaggagaataaggagtgggctgaggagcaggcaggagattcgattgccgacgagcaggcgggccatacgtcgcacgtggcgggactggtatacgcgcgagggatcatggagcagtcaggggccgtggcggataggcggcagcagttccgggcatcgagcacggattggcatagatttttgggcttccaggcaggcttggacgaccagagaagaagcagcaagcggaagagagcgccgtttgagagcgaggcagacgaggcaagggtggatcggtggcagcggctgaggaagatggacgcgagagcgcagctgaagcgcatgatgggcgaggaggccaagttccggggggtgcaggaggcagcgatcaaagccatcacagcaggcgaga gcaagagcttgttgttcatgttgccggcgtgggcagagcagggcggcacgacggtggtggtagtgccgttgatcgcgttgcgtggcgacatggcacagcggtgcaagaagctagggatatcgtgcgtagagtggcagagtcggcgtccgccagacgcagcagcggtggtgttagtgacgcccgagtcggcagttggagaggaatttgcaacgtttttaaaccggctacgagcgacgcggcagctagatcggattattatcgacgagtgccatatcgtgttaaaccggcagtacacgttccgcaagcagatgcagcagctaggtaagctagtggctgtagagacgcagatggtcatgttaacagcaacgttgccacccagcgaggaggacgagttattccggcgaatgcattttgagcgtgggcaggtaagaatgtttagggcaccaacagcacggagcaacatagcgtaccgggtggtaagggtagagaaggagaggaagagacaggaggtagaggcaacggtgttggcgatggtacagcagaaggtccgaaagtataagagcggcaagattgtagtgtacggcaactcagtgccaaaggtcaaggggttagccgagaagctcaagtgccatgcgtatcatcaccacgcggttggcaaggcaagcatgttggaggagttcatgggcggcaagcagcgggtgattgtggcaaccagcgcgttgggcatgggagtggacgtgcccgatatccggtgcattgtccacatggattggccgtttagcgtgttggattacgcgcaggagagcgggcgagccgggcgagacggggagcggagcgaggccatcatgatggtgcaggacggcgagcagcgagcggcggatgacaagcagggggaggcggagcagcg acgaggcggcgacatgtag